TGGCTTGCTCGCTGGGCACAACGGCCACCACATACCGTTTGCTTTGATGTCGCATCATGTCGGTTCCCTGACGGTCGTTCGAACAGCTGACGTCGCGGTGCTCAATGACCGTAGATGCCTTCGTCCGTCATCGCTTTGACGACGGCGGCGTCCTTTAGCAGCGCCTCGTGGTGACGCACAACGTTCGGGAACTCAGCCAGACCTTCCGCCAGGAAGTTCTTCGCCCAGCGGACCATCGGGACAGAGTACGCATCGACGTAGCTGCGCTTCCCGCCCACGAAGAAGTCGCGGCCCTCCAGGTGCTGGTCGAGGATGGCGAGCTTCTTCTTGACCAGCAGAAGGCCGGCAGCCTTCACCTTGCTGAGCGCTTCGTCAGAGGTATCTGTCGTGTACCTCTGTGCGAAGAACACGGGGAAGAACGCCGGATGCAGGTCTCCGGTCAAGAACGCAGCCCAGCGCGCCAGGTCGGCCTCGCGCTCGGGGCTCTCACGAGCGTCGAGCTCGACTGCAGGGTACTTGCCAGCCAGGTACTTCAGAATCGCAGAGCACTGTGTGAGCGGCGAGCCGGTTCCGAGGTCGAGCGCGGGCACGGCGCCTGCGGGATTCACCCTCAGGAAGTCCGGGTCAGAC
This genomic stretch from Mitsuaria sp. 7 harbors:
- a CDS encoding glutathione S-transferase family protein, translated to MYTLYYSPGACSLSVHIVLEWISADYKAVKVSPSDPDFLRVNPAGAVPALDLGTGSPLTQCSAILKYLAGKYPAVELDARESPEREADLARWAAFLTGDLHPAFFPVFFAQRYTTDTSDEALSKVKAAGLLLVKKKLAILDQHLEGRDFFVGGKRSYVDAYSVPMVRWAKNFLAEGLAEFPNVVRHHEALLKDAAVVKAMTDEGIYGH